A genomic segment from uncultured Marinifilum sp. encodes:
- a CDS encoding DUF1295 domain-containing protein — protein MALYLESALLIIIVATILWVYSVVIRNASIVDIFWGAGFVIISLYLFYFAQSISLRKAILLTLVSIWGLRLTIYIFLRNKGKPEDFRYQKFREDYGKHRYWWISYFQVFLLQGLLMILIASPLAGVFLSNDNIPLNIFDYLAMGVWLIGFCFEAGGDYQLAKFKKNKNNKGEVLSSGFWKYTRHPNYFGDSAVWWSYALFAIAAHQYWFIAGSFLMTFLIVKISGVAMLEKSLTVDKPQYREYIERTSTFFPWFPKKTST, from the coding sequence ATGGCCTTATATTTAGAATCGGCATTGCTTATTATTATTGTAGCAACAATATTATGGGTTTATAGTGTTGTAATTCGCAATGCCAGTATTGTTGATATTTTTTGGGGAGCAGGATTTGTTATAATCAGCTTATACTTATTCTATTTTGCCCAAAGTATCTCGTTAAGAAAAGCAATACTTCTTACATTAGTTAGCATTTGGGGATTACGCTTAACAATATATATATTTCTTAGAAACAAGGGCAAACCCGAAGATTTTAGATATCAAAAATTTAGAGAAGATTACGGAAAACATCGTTATTGGTGGATTAGTTACTTTCAGGTTTTCCTTTTACAGGGATTACTAATGATTCTTATTGCTTCTCCTCTTGCTGGAGTATTCTTAAGTAATGATAACATACCATTAAATATTTTTGATTATTTAGCAATGGGAGTTTGGCTTATAGGTTTTTGTTTCGAAGCTGGTGGAGATTATCAACTGGCAAAATTTAAAAAAAATAAGAACAATAAAGGAGAAGTGCTTTCCAGCGGATTTTGGAAATACACAAGACATCCGAATTATTTTGGCGACTCGGCTGTGTGGTGGAGTTATGCTCTCTTTGCTATTGCTGCTCATCAATATTGGTTTATTGCCGGCTCTTTTTTAATGACTTTTTTAATTGTAAAAATATCAGGTGTTGCAATGCTCGAAAAAAGTCTGACTGTGGATAAACCTCAATATCGCGAATATATTGAACGAACAAGTACGTTTTTTCCCTGGTTCCCTAAAAAAACAAGCACATGA
- a CDS encoding peroxiredoxin — MKIKKLNIKLQGFRNQKQNKILIIALIAGLLFPLTLASMANNKKQLKIGDKIPEFKLQNQNGELINIKNYIGKNNLVIYFYPKDDTPGCTKEACSFRDQYEDFNDLNAEVFGISAQSVKSHKQFAQKYNLNFNLLCDENNNIRKLFGVPTSFFGLLPGRVTYIIDKSGKIVHIFNSQFKAEEHINQAINILKQLE; from the coding sequence ATGAAAATTAAAAAACTAAATATTAAACTTCAGGGTTTCAGAAATCAGAAACAAAATAAGATTCTGATAATAGCTTTAATTGCAGGCCTTCTGTTCCCTCTTACTTTAGCTAGCATGGCAAATAATAAAAAACAATTAAAAATAGGAGATAAAATCCCCGAATTTAAGCTTCAAAACCAAAATGGAGAATTAATAAACATTAAAAACTATATAGGTAAAAATAATCTGGTAATTTATTTCTATCCAAAAGATGACACTCCTGGTTGCACAAAAGAAGCTTGTAGTTTTCGAGATCAATATGAAGATTTTAATGATTTAAATGCAGAAGTATTTGGAATTAGTGCCCAATCGGTAAAAAGCCACAAGCAGTTTGCACAAAAATACAATCTGAATTTCAATCTATTATGCGATGAGAATAATAATATTCGCAAGCTTTTTGGTGTGCCCACAAGTTTTTTTGGACTTTTACCAGGAAGAGTTACTTATATTATCGACAAATCGGGTAAAATTGTGCATATCTTTAATTCTCAATTTAAAGCTGAAGAACATATTAATCAGGCAATAAACATTTTAAAACAATTGGAATGA
- the plsY gene encoding glycerol-3-phosphate 1-O-acyltransferase PlsY gives MMFSADYILIFIAYLLGSFPSGYLYTKIITKKDIRKFGSGNIGSTNVKRIAGSKIALLTQISDMLKGLLPVLFVLINNKYQLFYLSSSLIYFVALATILGHNFSLFLKFKGGKGVNTTLGASVLIAPIPVFISVFIYLIVKKLNKFVSAGSLSIALCLPLAAFCLKMPNYTIYYLCLCGFLIIIRHIANIKRLLNGTELS, from the coding sequence ATGATGTTTTCCGCAGACTACATACTAATATTCATAGCCTATTTATTAGGCTCATTTCCTTCTGGTTATCTGTACACTAAAATTATAACCAAGAAAGATATTCGTAAGTTTGGAAGTGGCAATATTGGATCGACAAATGTTAAACGTATTGCCGGCAGCAAAATAGCATTGCTTACACAAATAAGTGATATGCTTAAAGGTTTATTACCTGTACTATTTGTACTAATTAATAACAAATACCAATTATTCTATCTATCCTCATCCTTAATTTATTTTGTAGCCTTAGCCACAATATTGGGTCATAATTTTAGTCTGTTTTTAAAATTTAAAGGAGGAAAAGGTGTAAACACAACACTTGGCGCATCGGTTCTTATTGCGCCAATTCCTGTTTTTATTTCAGTTTTTATTTACCTAATTGTGAAAAAACTTAACAAATTTGTTTCAGCAGGATCGCTCTCTATAGCCCTTTGCTTACCTCTTGCTGCTTTTTGTTTAAAAATGCCCAATTACACCATTTATTACTTATGTCTTTGTGGATTTCTAATAATAATAAGACACATTGCAAATATTAAAAGACTTCTAAACGGCACAGAGCTCAGTTAG
- a CDS encoding electron transfer flavoprotein subunit alpha/FixB family protein → MNLEDYKGIYVFIEQREGVIQNVALELLGQARKLADELNNKVYAMLLGYGIANQAQTLIARGADEVILVDAPELKDYTTEPYTQAICQIIEERKPESLFIGATTLGRDLGPRVSARVGTGLTADCTKIEIGEKGEMLMTRPAFGGNLMATIVCKNHRPQMGTVRPGVLFAMDADESRKGDVVNYEVKFKSEKFKVKLLETVKEDNDLIDITEAKILVSGGRGVGNKEGFEAMDGLAQTLDAEVSASRAMVDAGYIGHDRQVGQTGKTVRPDLYFAFGISGAIQHVAGMEDSDLIIAVNKDKYAPIFQVSDLGIVGDAKQIIKKLTEQLKK, encoded by the coding sequence ATGAATTTAGAAGATTACAAAGGTATATACGTTTTCATAGAACAACGTGAAGGTGTAATTCAAAATGTAGCTTTAGAGTTGTTAGGGCAGGCTAGAAAATTAGCCGATGAGTTGAACAACAAAGTGTATGCAATGTTATTGGGATATGGAATTGCTAATCAGGCTCAGACTTTAATTGCTCGTGGTGCCGATGAGGTTATTCTTGTGGATGCTCCCGAACTAAAAGATTATACTACAGAACCGTATACACAAGCAATTTGCCAAATTATAGAAGAAAGAAAGCCAGAATCTTTATTTATTGGAGCAACTACTTTGGGGCGCGATTTGGGACCAAGAGTATCGGCTCGTGTAGGAACCGGTTTAACAGCAGACTGTACTAAAATTGAGATCGGAGAAAAAGGCGAGATGTTAATGACTCGTCCAGCTTTTGGTGGTAACCTTATGGCAACTATTGTATGTAAAAATCATCGTCCGCAAATGGGGACTGTTCGTCCGGGAGTTTTATTTGCTATGGATGCCGATGAAAGTCGTAAAGGTGATGTTGTAAACTACGAAGTGAAATTTAAGTCTGAAAAGTTCAAGGTTAAGTTGTTAGAAACCGTTAAGGAAGATAACGATTTAATTGATATTACCGAAGCTAAAATTTTGGTTTCTGGTGGTCGTGGTGTTGGTAATAAAGAAGGTTTTGAAGCAATGGATGGCTTGGCTCAGACATTAGATGCAGAAGTTTCGGCTTCTCGTGCTATGGTTGATGCTGGTTATATTGGTCACGATCGTCAGGTAGGACAAACGGGTAAAACTGTTCGTCCCGATTTGTATTTTGCATTTGGTATTTCCGGAGCCATTCAGCATGTTGCTGGTATGGAAGATTCCGATTTAATTATCGCCGTAAATAAAGATAAATACGCTCCAATTTTTCAGGTTTCCGATTTGGGAATTGTTGGTGATGCTAAGCAAATTATTAAGAAATTGACCGAACAGTTAAAAAAATAG
- a CDS encoding electron transfer flavoprotein subunit beta/FixA family protein, with protein MKIVVCIKQVPDTTEIKIDPKTGTLIRDGVPSIMNPDDKSGLEMALQLKDEKGAHITVITMGPPQADLILREAFAMGVDRAIHLSDRKFAGADTLATSHALAGALRKLDFDLLITGRQAIDGDTAQVGPQIAEHLDLPQVSYLEDLKFDGDKTFTMKRHIEDGYQMLEVEAPCVVTVLSSANTPRYMNVGGIVDAYQKEVEVWGFNEIEVDEKNLGLKGSPTSVHKAFARGLKPAGELYEVGTDEAVGIIIKKLKEKFILN; from the coding sequence ATGAAAATAGTTGTTTGTATTAAGCAGGTACCGGATACAACCGAAATAAAAATAGATCCAAAAACGGGTACTTTAATCCGTGATGGTGTGCCAAGTATTATGAATCCCGACGATAAAAGTGGTTTGGAAATGGCATTACAATTAAAAGATGAAAAAGGAGCACATATTACCGTAATTACTATGGGACCTCCTCAGGCCGATTTAATTCTTCGCGAGGCTTTTGCTATGGGAGTTGATCGTGCAATTCATTTATCAGATAGAAAATTTGCTGGAGCAGATACTTTGGCAACTTCTCATGCTTTGGCCGGAGCTCTAAGAAAGCTCGATTTTGATCTTTTAATTACAGGTCGACAGGCAATTGATGGTGATACCGCTCAGGTAGGTCCTCAAATTGCTGAACATCTTGATTTACCTCAGGTATCATATCTGGAAGATTTAAAATTCGATGGAGATAAAACTTTTACCATGAAGCGTCATATCGAAGATGGATACCAAATGTTAGAGGTGGAAGCTCCTTGTGTGGTAACTGTTCTTTCATCGGCAAACACACCTCGTTACATGAATGTTGGAGGAATTGTTGATGCTTACCAGAAAGAAGTTGAGGTTTGGGGATTTAACGAAATAGAGGTTGATGAAAAAAATCTGGGCTTAAAAGGATCTCCAACAAGTGTGCACAAAGCATTTGCCCGCGGATTAAAACCAGCTGGAGAATTGTACGAAGTGGGTACCGATGAGGCAGTTGGTATTATTATCAAGAAATTAAAAGAGAAATTCATTCTAAACTAA
- a CDS encoding acyl-CoA dehydrogenase, with protein sequence MDFSLTKEQMLFQQMIKDFAEREVKPLAAEIDEQERFPIETVEKMAKIGIMGIPIPKQYGGAGGNNVMYSMAVEELSAACATTGVIVSAHTSLCAAPIMENGTEAQKQKYLPKLASGEWIGAFGLTEPNAGTDAAGQQTMAVEDGDNYIINGSKIFITNAEFAQVYVIFAMTDKSKGTRGISAFIIEKGTPGFSIGKKEKKMGIRGSATCELIFENVVLPKENMLGKLNKGFGIAMKTLDGGRIGIAAQALGIAQGAIDETVKYVKERKQFGRSISGFQNTQFQLADMNTKTEASRMLVRKAANKKDKKIPYSVDAAMCKLYAAETAMEVTNKAVQLHGGYGYTREYPVERMMRDAKITEIYEGTSEVQKMVISANMLK encoded by the coding sequence ATGGATTTTAGCTTAACAAAAGAACAAATGTTATTTCAGCAAATGATTAAAGATTTTGCTGAAAGAGAGGTAAAGCCTTTGGCTGCTGAAATAGATGAGCAGGAACGTTTCCCGATTGAAACAGTAGAGAAAATGGCAAAGATTGGAATTATGGGTATTCCAATTCCTAAACAATATGGTGGTGCTGGCGGAAATAATGTTATGTACTCAATGGCTGTAGAAGAATTATCAGCAGCTTGTGCAACAACAGGTGTTATTGTATCTGCTCATACTTCCTTGTGTGCTGCTCCTATTATGGAGAATGGAACCGAAGCTCAAAAACAAAAATACCTTCCTAAGCTTGCTTCTGGCGAGTGGATTGGTGCTTTTGGTTTAACTGAACCTAATGCCGGAACCGATGCTGCTGGTCAACAAACAATGGCAGTCGAGGATGGTGACAACTATATTATTAATGGTAGTAAAATTTTTATTACCAATGCAGAATTTGCTCAGGTGTACGTAATTTTTGCTATGACAGATAAGTCGAAAGGCACTCGTGGTATTTCTGCTTTTATTATCGAAAAAGGAACTCCAGGTTTCTCAATTGGTAAAAAAGAGAAGAAAATGGGTATACGCGGATCGGCAACTTGTGAGTTAATTTTCGAAAATGTAGTTCTTCCAAAGGAAAATATGTTAGGAAAATTGAACAAAGGATTTGGTATTGCCATGAAAACACTTGATGGCGGACGAATTGGTATTGCTGCCCAGGCTTTGGGTATTGCCCAGGGAGCTATCGACGAAACCGTAAAATATGTAAAGGAAAGAAAACAGTTTGGTCGTTCGATTTCTGGTTTTCAGAATACACAGTTTCAGTTAGCTGATATGAACACAAAAACCGAAGCTTCGCGAATGTTGGTTCGTAAAGCGGCCAATAAGAAAGATAAAAAAATTCCTTATTCTGTTGATGCAGCAATGTGTAAACTTTATGCTGCCGAAACTGCTATGGAAGTTACCAATAAAGCTGTTCAGCTTCATGGTGGATACGGATACACAAGAGAATATCCTGTAGAACGTATGATGCGTGATGCAAAAATCACCGAGATTTACGAGGGAACATCAGAAGTTCAGAAAATGGTGATTTCAGCGAATATGTTGAAGTAA
- a CDS encoding acetyl-CoA C-acetyltransferase, protein MSKVYIVAAKRTAIGKFLGSLTPVKPADLASAVIANIVEETGIDTSKLDEVVVGNILMAGQGQGIARQASINAGIPQEVPAYGINMICGSGMKSINLAYTNIKAGEANMILAGGTENMSNAGFVMPGAVRTGHRMMELKSVDHMVFDGLTDAFGKYHMGITAENIADKYNLTREEQDAFAFASQQKAMAAQDKGHFKNEIVPVEIKTRKETITFDADEFINRRTSEEKLGGLRPAFKKDGTVTAGNASGINDGAAFVLLASEEAVKEHNLTPLAEIVATGQGGVDPAIMGMGPVPAVANVLKKADMKLEQMEVLELNEAFASQSLGVVKQLCEDHSVNADFFKERCNVNGGAIALGHPIGASGARITVSLLHEMKRSGNEYGLASLCIGGGMGTAIILKNV, encoded by the coding sequence ATGAGCAAAGTATATATAGTGGCAGCAAAGCGTACTGCAATTGGGAAATTTTTAGGATCACTAACGCCTGTTAAACCAGCCGATTTAGCTTCTGCAGTTATTGCAAATATTGTTGAAGAAACAGGTATCGATACATCGAAATTAGATGAGGTGGTTGTGGGAAATATTTTAATGGCCGGACAAGGTCAGGGAATTGCCCGTCAGGCTTCGATTAACGCTGGTATTCCTCAGGAAGTACCTGCTTATGGAATTAATATGATTTGTGGCTCAGGAATGAAATCTATTAATTTAGCTTATACAAATATTAAAGCTGGAGAAGCAAATATGATTCTTGCCGGAGGTACAGAAAATATGTCGAATGCCGGTTTTGTAATGCCGGGAGCTGTGCGTACAGGGCATAGAATGATGGAGCTAAAATCGGTCGATCACATGGTTTTTGATGGCTTAACCGATGCTTTTGGAAAATATCACATGGGAATTACAGCAGAAAATATTGCTGATAAATATAATCTAACTCGCGAAGAACAGGATGCTTTTGCTTTTGCATCACAGCAAAAAGCAATGGCTGCTCAGGATAAAGGGCATTTTAAAAATGAAATTGTTCCTGTTGAGATTAAAACAAGAAAAGAAACCATCACTTTCGATGCTGATGAATTTATTAACAGAAGAACCAGCGAAGAAAAGTTGGGAGGCTTACGTCCTGCATTTAAAAAAGATGGTACTGTAACTGCTGGTAATGCTTCTGGTATTAACGATGGTGCTGCTTTTGTATTGCTTGCATCGGAAGAGGCTGTAAAAGAGCATAACTTAACTCCTCTTGCCGAGATTGTAGCTACCGGACAAGGTGGTGTCGATCCTGCAATTATGGGTATGGGACCAGTTCCTGCTGTAGCTAATGTTTTGAAAAAAGCTGACATGAAATTGGAGCAAATGGAAGTGTTAGAGTTGAACGAAGCTTTTGCATCTCAATCATTAGGAGTGGTAAAACAATTGTGCGAAGATCATTCTGTTAATGCAGATTTCTTTAAAGAAAGATGTAATGTAAATGGAGGTGCTATTGCTTTAGGACATCCTATTGGTGCTTCGGGTGCTCGTATTACAGTTAGTTTACTACACGAAATGAAACGAAGCGGAAATGAGTATGGTCTTGCTTCGCTTTGTATTGGTGGAGGAATGGGAACTGCAATTATTTTGAAAAATGTATAA
- a CDS encoding 3-oxoacid CoA-transferase subunit B: protein MDKKEIREVIAKRSALELNNGDVVNLGIGLPTIIPNYVPADVNVILQSENGLLGMGAAPAEGDEDSDFINAGGGYISCEKGASSFDSSVSFGIIRGGHVDVTFLGALQVDEKGNLANWIIPGKKTPGMGGAMDLIVGAKRVILSMEHTARGNHKIMSECNLPLTAAGQVDMIITEMGVMKIVPEGILLKEYNPAFTIEQIQEATDAKLIIAEDLIEMRKN from the coding sequence ATGGATAAAAAAGAAATCAGAGAGGTGATTGCTAAAAGATCTGCTCTCGAACTAAACAATGGAGATGTGGTAAACCTAGGAATTGGCTTACCTACTATCATTCCTAACTATGTACCAGCTGATGTGAATGTTATTCTACAATCGGAAAATGGATTGCTAGGAATGGGTGCCGCTCCAGCTGAAGGAGATGAAGATTCTGATTTTATTAATGCCGGAGGAGGATATATATCCTGTGAAAAAGGTGCTAGTAGTTTCGATAGTTCTGTTTCTTTTGGAATTATTCGAGGGGGGCATGTTGATGTTACTTTTTTAGGTGCCTTACAGGTAGATGAAAAAGGAAATTTGGCCAACTGGATTATTCCAGGAAAGAAAACTCCGGGAATGGGAGGAGCTATGGACCTAATTGTTGGAGCCAAACGAGTGATTCTTTCTATGGAACATACCGCAAGAGGAAATCATAAAATTATGAGCGAATGTAATCTTCCTTTAACTGCTGCAGGACAGGTTGATATGATTATTACCGAAATGGGTGTAATGAAAATAGTACCTGAAGGAATTCTGTTAAAAGAATATAATCCTGCTTTTACCATTGAGCAAATTCAGGAAGCTACCGATGCAAAATTGATTATTGCTGAAGATTTAATTGAAATGCGTAAAAATTAG
- a CDS encoding OAM dimerization domain-containing protein gives MSGGLYSTDSNDFDKTLDLTKIKPYGDTMNDGKTQVSFTLPVEKGEEAIEAAKQMMRKMGFENPQVVMVQELMEGFTFFNCYGNCTHTVDYTDIHVPKVESTTMDMHETDDFIKENIGRPIRVLGASTGTDAHTVGIDAIMNMKGFAGHYGLERYEMMEALNMGSQVPNEEFIAKAIELNADVLLVSQTVTQKDVHIKNLTELVELMEAEGLRDKVILICGGPRISHELAKELGYDAGFGMNKYADDVASYAAQELSRRING, from the coding sequence ATGAGTGGAGGTCTTTATTCAACCGATTCCAACGATTTTGATAAAACCCTGGATCTAACTAAAATTAAACCTTACGGAGATACCATGAACGATGGTAAAACCCAGGTTAGTTTTACTTTGCCTGTAGAAAAGGGAGAAGAAGCTATTGAGGCTGCTAAGCAAATGATGCGTAAAATGGGTTTCGAAAACCCTCAGGTGGTTATGGTACAGGAATTAATGGAAGGATTTACTTTTTTTAATTGCTACGGAAACTGTACACACACTGTTGATTATACAGATATTCATGTGCCCAAAGTTGAATCTACAACTATGGATATGCATGAAACCGACGATTTTATAAAAGAAAATATTGGTCGCCCTATTCGTGTACTTGGTGCCAGCACAGGTACCGATGCTCACACGGTTGGTATCGATGCAATTATGAATATGAAAGGTTTTGCAGGTCACTATGGTCTGGAAAGATATGAAATGATGGAAGCCCTGAATATGGGTAGTCAGGTTCCAAACGAAGAATTTATTGCAAAAGCTATTGAGCTTAATGCTGATGTTCTTTTGGTATCGCAAACAGTAACACAAAAAGATGTTCATATCAAAAACTTAACCGAATTGGTAGAACTTATGGAAGCTGAAGGATTACGTGATAAAGTAATCTTGATTTGTGGTGGACCAAGAATCTCTCACGAACTTGCAAAAGAGTTGGGCTACGATGCAGGATTCGGAATGAACAAATATGCCGATGATGTTGCATCTTATGCAGCACAGGAATTAAGCAGAAGAATAAATGGATAA
- a CDS encoding lysine 5,6-aminomutase subunit alpha: MDKLNMQKSKLGLDFEKVGHAKEVSKRIADDVQNFVNNYSTVAVERTLCRLLGIDGVDNNEVPLPNIVVDELKDKGVLSEGVMFFLGNAILETGLNPQQIAEKITAGELDITTLPIHSKEEIEKAIQPFVEKSIQVIRDRKAKRDNYIDTIGEGPKPYLYVIVATGNIYEDVVQAEAAARQGADIIAVIRTTGQSLLDYVPYGATTEGFGGTVATQENFRIMRTALDKVGEEEGRYIRLCNYCSGLCMPEIAAMGAIEGLDVMLNDALYGILFRDINMQRTIVDQYFSRLLNGFAGVIINTGEDNYLTTADAFDEAHTVLASDFINEQLALVAGLPEEQMGLGHAFEMTPDLENGFLYELAQAQMIREIFPKAPLKYMPPTKFMTGNIFKGQVQDALFNQISIWTGQGIQLLGMLTEAIHTPFMSDRYLSIENAKYIFNNMKNIGDEVEFKEGGIIRQRAAKVLDDATELVENIEKEGLFTALEKGIFADIKRPKDGGKGLDGVVEKGSNYFNPFIEILHKK, encoded by the coding sequence ATGGATAAATTGAATATGCAAAAGAGTAAACTAGGTCTTGACTTTGAAAAAGTGGGACACGCCAAAGAGGTGTCGAAGCGAATTGCAGACGATGTTCAGAATTTCGTAAACAACTACTCAACCGTAGCTGTTGAGCGTACTTTGTGTCGTCTTTTGGGAATCGATGGTGTCGATAATAATGAGGTGCCGCTTCCTAATATTGTGGTTGACGAATTAAAGGATAAAGGTGTGTTGAGCGAAGGAGTAATGTTCTTTTTAGGAAATGCTATTTTGGAAACAGGATTGAATCCACAGCAAATTGCCGAAAAAATTACTGCCGGAGAGCTCGATATTACTACTCTTCCTATTCACTCTAAGGAAGAAATTGAAAAAGCAATTCAACCTTTTGTTGAAAAGAGTATTCAGGTAATAAGAGATCGCAAAGCAAAAAGAGATAATTATATTGATACCATTGGCGAAGGACCAAAACCATATTTATATGTAATTGTAGCAACGGGTAATATCTATGAAGATGTTGTGCAGGCCGAAGCTGCAGCTCGCCAGGGAGCTGATATTATTGCTGTAATTCGTACTACAGGTCAGTCTTTACTTGATTATGTTCCTTATGGTGCCACTACCGAAGGGTTTGGAGGAACGGTTGCTACTCAGGAGAATTTCCGTATTATGCGAACTGCCTTAGATAAGGTAGGTGAAGAAGAAGGACGCTACATTCGTTTGTGTAACTATTGTTCAGGTTTATGTATGCCCGAAATTGCTGCAATGGGAGCAATTGAAGGTTTAGATGTGATGCTGAATGATGCATTGTATGGCATACTTTTTCGCGATATTAACATGCAACGTACCATTGTTGACCAATATTTCTCAAGATTATTGAATGGATTTGCTGGCGTTATTATTAACACCGGAGAAGATAATTACTTAACCACTGCTGATGCTTTCGATGAGGCGCACACTGTGTTGGCTTCCGATTTTATTAACGAACAGTTGGCTTTGGTTGCAGGCTTACCCGAAGAGCAAATGGGATTAGGTCATGCTTTTGAGATGACTCCCGATTTGGAAAATGGTTTCCTTTACGAGCTTGCTCAAGCACAAATGATCAGAGAGATTTTCCCTAAGGCTCCTCTAAAATATATGCCTCCAACAAAATTTATGACAGGTAATATTTTTAAAGGTCAGGTACAGGATGCTTTATTTAATCAGATTTCAATTTGGACCGGACAAGGAATTCAATTATTAGGAATGCTTACCGAAGCAATTCATACTCCTTTTATGTCCGACAGATACCTTTCTATAGAAAATGCTAAATATATTTTTAATAATATGAAGAATATTGGCGACGAAGTGGAATTTAAAGAAGGAGGTATTATTCGCCAAAGAGCTGCCAAGGTTCTTGATGATGCAACTGAATTGGTTGAAAATATCGAGAAAGAAGGATTGTTTACTGCTCTGGAAAAAGGAATTTTTGCGGATATAAAACGTCCGAAAGATGGGGGTAAAGGATTAGATGGCGTTGTGGAAAAAGGAAGCAACTATTTTAATCCGTTTATCGAAATTTTGCATAAAAAGTAA
- the ablA gene encoding lysine 2,3-aminomutase: MTNNNRRSELFPEITDIQWNDWKWQVRNRIETLDQLKKYIHLTAQEEEGVKKSLATLRMAITPYYLTLIDPDNPNCPIRKQAIPTAAEVHHADADLLDPLHEDEDSPVPGLTHRYPDRVLFLITDMCAMYCRHCTRRRFAGQSDASTPQDNIEKAIEYIAKTPQVRDVVLSGGDALLISDDKLEYIISRLRAIPHVEIIRIGSRTPVVLPQRITDSLVNMLKKYHPIWLNTHFNHSNEITEESKNALARMADAGIPLGNQSVLLRGVNDCVHIMKKLVHNLVMNRVRPYYIYQCDLSMGLEHFRTPVSKGIEIIENLRGHTSGLAVPTFVVDAPGGGGKTPVMPQYVVSQSPGKVILRNFEGVITTYTEPEHYENKCTCPDCTNDKKREGVASLLHGDKLSIEPDHLARKERNKKEDAIS; this comes from the coding sequence ATGACTAATAATAACAGACGCAGCGAATTATTTCCAGAGATAACTGATATACAGTGGAACGATTGGAAATGGCAGGTAAGAAATCGTATTGAAACCTTAGATCAGTTAAAGAAATATATTCACCTAACGGCCCAAGAGGAAGAAGGAGTTAAGAAGTCTCTTGCAACTTTACGCATGGCAATTACGCCATACTATTTAACATTGATTGATCCTGATAATCCAAATTGTCCGATTCGTAAGCAGGCCATTCCAACTGCAGCAGAAGTTCATCATGCCGATGCCGATCTTCTAGATCCACTTCACGAAGATGAAGATTCTCCTGTTCCGGGATTAACACACCGTTATCCGGATCGTGTTTTGTTCCTGATTACAGATATGTGTGCAATGTATTGTCGTCACTGTACCCGCCGTCGTTTTGCCGGTCAGTCCGATGCGTCAACTCCACAAGATAATATCGAAAAAGCAATAGAATATATTGCCAAAACTCCTCAGGTAAGAGATGTAGTTCTTTCAGGTGGCGATGCCTTATTAATTAGTGATGATAAATTAGAATATATTATTAGCCGATTAAGAGCAATTCCTCATGTCGAAATTATTCGAATTGGTAGCCGAACTCCAGTCGTATTACCTCAGCGTATCACCGATAGTTTGGTGAATATGCTTAAAAAGTATCATCCAATTTGGTTAAATACTCACTTTAATCATTCCAATGAAATTACTGAGGAATCGAAAAATGCTTTGGCTAGAATGGCCGATGCTGGTATTCCTTTGGGTAACCAATCGGTTCTTCTTCGTGGAGTAAACGATTGTGTTCATATCATGAAAAAATTAGTGCATAATTTGGTGATGAACCGTGTTCGACCTTACTATATCTATCAGTGCGACCTTTCTATGGGACTAGAGCATTTTAGAACTCCGGTTTCGAAAGGTATCGAGATTATCGAGAATCTTCGCGGGCATACTTCAGGTTTAGCAGTGCCAACTTTTGTTGTTGATGCTCCTGGTGGTGGAGGAAAAACTCCAGTTATGCCTCAATATGTTGTATCTCAGAGTCCGGGTAAAGTAATTTTAAGAAATTTCGAAGGGGTTATTACCACTTATACCGAGCCAGAACATTACGAAAATAAGTGTACTTGTCCTGATTGTACAAATGACAAGAAGCGAGAGGGTGTTGCTTCTCTTTTACATGGCGATAAGTTATCTATCGAACCAGATCACCTGGCACGTAAAGAAAGAAATAAAAAAGAAGATGCCATTTCTTAA